GGCAGTAATTGTTGGCAGAGGCGGGGCCAGCAGGAGTCTGATGCACTGAaacctgcctcctctcccccatcctAGACGCCTCTCCCCACACAGacccccatgccaggctctgccttCAATGAGAGCAGGCAGCCAGCTGGGAGTGCCCAGCTGGGAAGagaagaatgggggggggggggccaaggGCAGAAGTTGTCCCAGAATCCCAGGCAGAACAACGGATGTGAACAATACCCTCATTTTACATCTGAGGACATGGTGCCCCTGAGATGCTCCCCCAAAATGGGCCCTCCAGGAGCTCTCAACAAAAAGTAGTTCCAGACTGGAAGCCATGACCCCTGCTGGGCCCTAACCCCAGACTCCAGCAGGCAGCTCTGCCCTTGGACTTCTGCTGAACCTCACCCTTGAGGGGATAGTGGGAGGGATGGGGAAGccagaaaaatctccaaataagCCACATAGAGGATTTCCTGAGGTCCCGCCCACTatctccaccttcccctcccagcAGGTGCCATCAGAAACTCACTAGACCCCTTGCCCCAATATCACCCCAAATCCCCCTCTTGCTTCAAGAAGAGAGATACCCAGTATCTGGCAGCCCGTGGGCACAGCCTCTATGTGCATCCACTCATCTTGCCCTACAATTATGTAAAGTGGTGGCAACAAGCTCtgtgaggaggaaactgaggctcaaaggagCTCCATGAGGCTTGCTGGTCCCTGGCCCAGGCTGCTGCCACCCCCTTAGAGGGGAATGTGGGCCACACAGTGGCTCCAGGTTAGGCTCCAAGAGGCCAAGCCACAGCCAAGCTGTCCTTGGCTCCCTGAGAGCCTGTGGCAGCCCCCCAGGCTGACTCCAAGCCATGGTCAAGGGTAGGAGACAAGAGGAGAAgtcacgcccccccccccccccacaggcccTGTGCCACCAGCAGGCCCTACCTTGTTCTTCAGGTCCTCGATGGTCTGGTAGTAGTGGCTGTAGTCGCGGGCGggccccggagcctgcttctggtacCAGTCACGGATCTTCACCTCCAGCTCAGTGTTGGCCTCCTCCAGGGCACGCACCTTGTCCAGGTACGAGGCCAGCCGGTCGTTGAGGTTCTGCATGGTGGCCTTCTCTCCGCCAGCCAGCAGCCCATCAACGGCCCCAAAGCTGCCCCCATAGCCACCGCCAGAGCCGAAGCTGTAGCAGCTAGAATAGGTGCTGCCCCCAAGGGCACTGGCCAGGCCCCCCGCAGACCCCAGCCTGCAGGAGCCGGCGCCCAGGCCTCCAGACAGCCGGCACGAGGTGCGGGACGAGCCGCCCCCCAGGCCAGAGGAGCCCTTGATGGAGCTGGAGGAGGTGAACTGGCGgatggtggtggtcatggtggcgGCAGCGGGCGGCAGGCAGGCACAGAGCAAGAGggcgagagaggagagaggtccGGGGTGCGTGTGGCTGCCGGGACTTGCCCGCCGCCTTTATAGGCCGACAAGTGGGCGTAGCGATTACAACAGGCTCGCTCCTCTGTTTCCATTCCCCTGAGCTTTCATCACTGCTGGCTACCTGCCAGCTCCCAGGTGGCTgccggcccccctcccctcccaccatcGGGACTTCGCTTCCCTTCTCTGAACCCCCGTGCTGGGCGTCTGCATGCGCAAGTGCGTGTCTCTGGTCTCAGGCCTGTCACCTGTGATTCAGGCAGGCCCTCCAGCTATGCTTTCCCATGACCTAATAcggagaagaggagaaacaggaCGTCACCGTTCCCGGGCCCTCCCAGACAGctgccaccccagcccagcccaccggGGCCCCTGTGTCTGGTAGGGAAACCGGTTAGGGAAGCTGGCAGCCCCCAGCCTGAGGCTGGTCGCCACACACAGTCCTggccctggcctggggctggggagacgGTGAGGACCAGGACCCTGTCCCACCTTGGGCCCTGGACCTAAGCCCTCCAGGCTCCCCACGCCACACAGCAACACTCAGACTAccacctcattttacagataaggaaactgggaGTTCGAGACAGATAGTGTCCCACTGGCCCAACCAATCCAGAACTAGGCTGGCCGGGCTCCTGCTTCCTTCATCCTCAGGATGCCCCGGAGCCCAACATCCCCGCAGACCCCCGGCACGCTGCCTTGCCCTCTGCAGAGCCCTGGCTCCAGGGAAACACTTCAGGAGCGATGAGTCCTTCTGGCCTGTTTTCTGACACTGCCCCATCCCTGGAAATCCCGGGTTCCCAGGACCCTCTAacctttccccacctccctcctgggcCGGGGTGGGCAAGGAGGAGCCTAAGGAGCGGGAACGTGGCAGCCAGCGGGGGAGACCATGCCTGGGAAAGGATGGCTGTGCCCATGGCCACTCTCGTTTTCCCTCCTGTACCCAAAGAGGCCTGAGGGTGAGGTGAGGGGCATAGACCTCAAGTCTGAAGGAAATATAAAGGACACTGCTTAAGGGTCTTCCTGAGACCAGCcgctcccctgcccatcccgaaGCGTCCCCCAGAGGCCCATCCCAATCCCCTCGTGGGGCCCTGATCCaccctgcccaccacccccagcctCGCCCTGGGTCCCAGGGTCCCGGCAGGCCCACTGGATGGAATGTGGCCATGCCTCAGACTGCCGATGGTTTCCACTTCCCAGACAGGCCCAGACAGCCCCTGCCAGGAGCTGAGAGAGATTCCCCAACAGCCAGGCAGCTGCCAAGCCACCAAAGCAAACAGGACGCCCCCCACGCTCACACTCACAGAGGCCACCCCGCCCCACATACTCCCAGAGCTGGGTCAAGCTGGTTTCCTGGGCTGGCCGTGCCACCACCGCCCCCTCTCACCTTGGACCACGCCTTTGGAAaagccccctgcccagcccctctccctctgatcTTGAACCCAGACCTGCCCCAGGCTGAGTCAGGGAGTTCCCTGTAAGAGGTGTGGTTCCCTAGAAAGTCTATGGGCCCCTCCTGAGGACCAGCCCAGGGGGACCCAAGGGCTGATTCTTAGCAACTTTCCCAGCTCAATGGGCTCTCCCATCCCTTTGCCCTCAAcctcctgccttcttccctctggCCTCCCGGGAGCCGCCAGACCTGGATGAGGTGGACAGACCAGGTTTGCAGGTAGGTGACAAGTGTCAACCAAACACTCAATGAACTGTCCTCCTCCCCCAGTCCCTCAGCACACACTGCCCAAAGCCAATGACCAGACCAGATCACACGAGGCATTGAACTTTAGGCAAAGCTTTAATAGCAGACACTGGGGCCATCCTAGGAGGGCCCTCAGAGAGGAGCTGCGggaaacagatacagaaaagcaaCAGCTCTTGGCTGGTGGCCCAGATGGGCACTCGGTGCGGCACTAGCATGCTGGGAGCCCAAGGTGAGGGCTGCCCCGTGACCCTCGAGGCTGGGCTGTCACAGGTGGAAAGGGGCCTCAGTGGGTGGAGCGGTGGACCTGCTCGCGGGAGGAGACCACCTTGCCGTCCTGGACTTCCTCCATGATGGTGCGCACCTGACGGGTGGTCACTGTGGCTGCGGgcggtggaggagggagggggcgcaGGAAAGCTCAGTCTCCCATACAGAAGGGTCCCcggcctctccccactcccttcaGGCCAGATGGGGCAGGCTCTTACCTTCCCTAGTAGGCTGTGAGATCAGGGAAGAGGAGTACTGGGTGgccaggctgcagggagggagagaggggacctGTCAGTGCCGGGGTGCAGGCCAGGAGCCCAGCCCCGTGGAGAAGGAACAGCTGGAGAGGACTGGGGCGAGGAAAGAAAGGTCCCAGCAAACCAGAGAGAAATCACAGCTGAGAATACCACAAGGGTCAAAGGGGCCAGGCCCACAGGCAGGACTAACGAAGGAGGACACCCCAACAGGAGGCCCAGAGGCATTTTGTGGCTAACCAGGGATTTACAAGGAGAAGCTGAGCAAATGGTTTTTCCATATCCCAAAGGGCTCAACAAACAGAGTCTATAAAAGCAGGAGAGACAGTGGTTAGACTATAGGTGGACTTCGCTATCGTCAGGGAGCAAAAAGCTGGAATGTGTGACTTAGCATGGAGATTCCAGGACATTTTCAGCCCCTGACGTACCCTCCCAGCTCCAAACCAGATCACCAGCCACTCAGCTCCTTATCCTGTCCCGGGTAATGGCATCACTGACCAGTCATCAGAACCAGAAACCCAGGGTCATCGTCCTCCACTCCTTCATGTGCTCACTCAACACATATTGCATCCCGCCAGCACGCCACGCTCGCCCCCACGTCCAGGCATCCAGCCCTGCTCTCTTCAACTACAACACATCCTCTTCACGCACCGTCTGCCtcaccctgccctccacccccgccTCACAGTAGGGCTTCTCTGGCCCAATTTCCCGCTCCAGCCTCCTGACAGACAGGTCTCCCTGACCCCACCAGGGTCCCTTCTGACACATTTCTCCCTCTGCAGCCAGAGTGACCATTCTAAGACATCTCGATGAGAGCACCTCCTCTGTGCAAAATCCCCCCGTGACTCCCTGTGTCCCACACCATCTGGTCCAGGTGCTTTCATTCGGCCTTCAATGCTTCACACAGCGGGACCCCAGCCCGTATCTTCAGTGTCACTTCCTGCAAACCTGTGCACTTCGTCATCACAAGCGTCCCTGCCTGGATGCAGCGGACCCCAAAGGACCCACGCGTGTGCCCCAGGGCCCCTACTCACTGGGCGTCCTCGCCCTCCAGCAGGCGGCGGTAGGTGGCGATCTCCTGCTCCAGCCGCGTCTTCACGTCCAGCAGCACCTGGTACTCATTGTTCTGACGCTCCATGTCACAGCGGAGCTCACACAGCTGCTGCTCAATGCTGCTGATGAGCCCCTGCAACTGGGCCAGCTGGGCCCCGTAGCGGGCCTCGGTCTCGGCCAGGCTGCCCTCCAGCGATGCTTTCTGTGGGCCGAAATACAGGTGTCTGGGTGAGACCAATCTGGGACTCTTCTCCTGGGCCAAGCACCCAGAAGGGGGACGCATCTGTGTGGGTCTGTGGGTGCCACCAGTGCCAGGGGGCAgtaacaggggcagagagggacccATGTGAAGTGACGGCTGAGTGGGGAATTTGGGTTCTCCAAGAGGCAGTCTACAAGGCTGGGCCCACCCTGGGGTGACAGGTACAGGCCAGGGAGGGGGTCGGAGGTCCTACCATGCTGAGCTGGGACTGCAGCTCGATCTCCAGGTTCTGCACGGAGCGGCGGAGCTCCGTGATCTCAGTCCTGCTGCTCTGCAGGGCCTCCGTGTTGGTGGCCACCTCACGGTTCAGCTCCTCTGTCTGGAAGGCAGGGTGGGCTTGAGAAGGCTTGCAGAAGTGGGGCGGGGGACAGGGTCCACCCCCGAGCCCTGACCTCCCTGacctgctcccccagcccctccctggctctgtggGGCTGCAAGCACACCTGTACACAGACACCCTCTGGGCCCACTCTGGGACTTAAGGGATGCACTGTGCTTTGCATTCAATAGGCCTACAGAGCACTACTCAAAGACAGGCActagcttttcttctctttgtgccTGTTACAGTCCTGGGTGCTGTAGCTGCTCCATGTGCATTTGCAAAGGGCATGAGGTAGtctcccaaacacacacatacccacaaatACACTGGGAGAAGCCCTAGACAGGGATGACGGGACCTGGCTCTGTTCCCCAGGCCGAACCGCGGATTGTGTGAGCCCGAGGCCCCTCTGAGCCCCACAATCTGCATCTGGACATGAACCGTGGGTCCCACTGGTTTGCAAAGGTCCTTCCAGCTAGGACAGCCTGTGGACCCACAAGTTTTCCAACCTCTACTCAGGACCCAGCACACGCGCGGACACGTGCTCACACTTGCTCTCGTACGGCCCCCACCTTGCTGAAGAACCAGTCCTCCGCGTCCTTGCggttcttctccgccatcttctCGTACTGGTCACGCATCTCATTCAGGATGCGGCTCAGGTCTACGCCGGGGGCGGCATCCATCTCCACGTTGACATCACCACCCACCTGGCCTCTCAGAGCGTTCATTTCCTGTGCAAGAGGAGAGCAAGAGCTCGGCGGGGCCATCCCGGGGAGAGACCCCAGGGGCCAGCCTTCTCTCCCTCAGGGAGATGGGTACGgatgacagacagacacagacagccCGACGGCTCCTCCCCTTGAAGATGATAGCGGATGTGATCACGTTTCCAACATGCGGGGCTGCGAATACGGACCATCTCTCCCAACGCTCGCTCAGAGATGGGCTTTGCCCGGTTCCGATGTGTGCGGGGCAAGGAGAGATGGCAACTCCCCACCCCGTGGTGGGATGAGCTGGGACAGCCTCACTCACCGCCCTGACCGCCTGCCTCGTCCCCGGCCCCCAAGCGCGGAGCCAGCACTCACTAGATGTTCATCTCCTGGGGTCACAGTCTGTATGGCCAGCCTCAAAGCCAAGTGGAAATGCTTCCTGGGCTCCTGCTACTCGAAGATTAGACCCCCCACCCCTAGCGTGGGCCAGTCCAGAGGTCAGCTAAGAAGGAAGCCAGGGGCTCATTGGTCCCCCTTCAGTGTCTGGGATCCTCACCCTTGGGTTGAGCCTTAGGGTCCCTAGGACTCCTAGACTCTCTGAAAAAAGGGAGGTGGGAGAAGTGGCAAAGTGCTGGCGTTAGACCTGGGTGTGGATATGGGTCAGACAGGCCTGTGCAGCTTTGGATAAATGCCTTCACCTCTATGAGCCTCAGTCTTTTCACCAGTGAAGAAAGGCAAGAGTACCCTTCTAGCACCACTGTCATCAGCTGAGATAATTGCCATGAATCACCTGTAATGTGCTGAGCAGATTTTCATTGTTGTTATGACTATTGCTATTACAATTAATTAGAGTAATTAGCATGCATGTTCGTAGACTGATTTGCTCATCAGATAGTTAACTGCCACCACTCAATAGGCCGTGCCTCGAGGGACAAGGGAAGTATCTGTAGGGGGAGAGGGTCCTCCAGGTGTCAAGCAGGGGCCCCCTGAGGGTCTCCCGGGTTCAGGGCCAGGCTTTCCACCTTAGACGAGAACTAGACTGAGAGCATGGCCTGGGCCCAGGGAGATTTGGGAGCCCCAGGCTTGCTTGTCCCCAGGTGAGTTTCTCTTGTATTTCCAGGCCAGCCTCACCTCCTCGTGGTTCTTCCGCAGGTAGGCCAGCTCCTCCTTGAGGCTCTCGATCTGCATCTCCAGGTCGGCCCTGGCCAGGGTCAGCTCGTCCAGCACCCTGCGCAGGCCGTTGATGTCGGCCTCCACGCTCATGCGCAGGTTCAGCTCAGTCTCGTacctgggaagggcagagatgtgaGCCAAACAGCGCCCCAGGACACCCCCGTGGACACACAGAGAGCTCTGGTGTGTGAGGAGCCCGGCCCAACGCCAGCCCCGGGGACAGCCCTGGAGGCCCAGGCTCACTTGGTGCGGAAGTCATCTGCTGCCAGTCGGGCATTGTCGATCTGCAGCACCAAGCTGGCATTGTCAATGGTGGCCGCCAGGATCTGGGGGGCAAAGGGGACTGAGTGAGCAAGCACCCTGGGAAGGCCCTGCAACGCCCTTCTTGCAGCCCTTAGGAGAGTGCACCAGAGAGAAGAGATGAGGGTCCCCACAATCTCCCCCTCAGGACCCCCTGCGGGAGGGCCCACACCAAGTGGCGGGGGCCCAGTGCCTGGGCACAGGTAAATATGAGGTCAAGAGAGATCCACAATATTCTCGTGGACCCACGCTCTCTTCCCCAACTAAGATCACCTCAAGGCTCAGTTATCCCCTCCTCCAGGATGCCCTCCTGGACGCCCCTTGTGGATCCCTCCTGCCCGTCACACGTCCTCCCTGCCCATCTCCTTCACAACACTTCTCCCAACTGTGATTTTCTCCACGACTTTTTTGGTCATTTCCTCCACTGGACTCTGAGCTCCAGGGGGCATGGCCATATCTAATGATATCCATATCATCCTCTTTGGAATCCCTAGCCCTGGGCAAAGCACCTGGCCCAGGGTCAGCCCTCAAGAAACATTCATTTAATTAAACAATTAATTAATAAGATTATGACCGGCCACACCTCAAACCTCGAGCAAAGTTTTCTCTTCCCACAGAGTCACCTGAGAGGCTGaaatgagagcagggaaggggctccaGAGGGAGCAAAAAGTCAGTTATTATTCGTGCTGCTGTCATTGCTGCTGTGAGAAATGCTGAGTCCTGCTTCTGAGCCACGTGGGCTGAAGGAGAGGGAGGCCCCTAAACGCTGcccagggggaggagagaggaggtctCAGTGGCAGTGGCAGATGAGCTGGGAAGACTCTGGAAGTTTCTAAGGCTGAGGGCCGATGTGCAGAAGATGCAAGACGAGGCAGCCTCAGCAGCCGAAAGTAGCTCCAATAACCTCACTCTGGGCCCCATGAAGTGACCCTGGGTCCCTGTTTCCAGAGCGAGCCCAAGAGCCAATTTGTTACCCATCCTTGGCCTCAGTGGCCTACAGGCCTGCCTCCCTGCTCAGGAGGCTGATTGGGCCTAGCAAGGGGCCCCTGTGAAAACCCCCGAGGGAAGCAGTGACTCAGAGGGGTGAGGCCCGATGCTCCCACAAGGGGGTTGTGGTGAGGAGCTGGCTGACCCCGAAGCTTGGAACGCTGACTCACCAGGGCTCCCCTGGATTCCCCGCTGCTCACACCAAGCCCCGTATCTGATCTGGCGCTCTCAGTAGTCTTGCTTCCAGGGGGCAACTGCAGGAGTTCCCTTTCTGGCCAAGGTCCCGGGCAGGAGCAGGCAAAGCCCCTCACAGGGAGCAGCAGATCTGGTTCTCCACCAGGAAAGAGCAggccctggcctggcctccccTAAACATCTCCGCACGTCTTTTAGCTCTCACCTGCCTCAGGATGGGGGGCGAGGGAGGGGGCTGCAGCCCCAAAGGGCCCTCAGGGGTAGGACTCGTGCAGAAGACCCAGGCACCACGTTCACAGAATGCCAAGGCCATGCTCTTAGAGGTCATGAGCATGTGGGGATGTGCTGTGTTCTCCTTCAGACTCACTTAATCCCTTCCCTTGGGAGCTTCAGTCTGAGCAGGAAGACATAGCTCCTTCCCTCAGGGACCCCCAGAGGGACCCTCCATGGTCATGCCAGACTCCATGAAATCAGCACAGCGAACAGGGCACAGACTGAAGCTCAAAGCTTCAAAGGGACCCCCAAGATCTGGGGATAAAAGGCAAGTGTCATTCTGGAGGGCTGCCAGGAGGAGGTGAGACAGGCAGAGGGCTAGACCCAGAGAGCAATGGAATAGTGAGGAGACCCCCAGCCACGTCTCTCAGCAGCCACACCAAACTCACCACCTCTGtgccctcgcccccccccccccgctgtccTCTATAGCTGGCCTACCCTCTCCTGCCCTCAAGGTTCTGAAGCCCTCCCGCCCGTCCTCCATCACTCACCCCAAatgcacccccac
The genomic region above belongs to Suricata suricatta isolate VVHF042 chromosome 17, meerkat_22Aug2017_6uvM2_HiC, whole genome shotgun sequence and contains:
- the LOC115281923 gene encoding keratin, type I cytoskeletal 42, with product MAATTSSIRQFSTSGSVKGLCVPGGGFSRVSSVRVGGACRAPSLLGAGSCGNMSVTSSRFSAGLGGSFGGGYTCSLGGGFGSSLGGGFGSSLGAADALLGGSEKETMQNLNDRLASYLDKVRALEEANADLEVKIRDWYQKQGPGPARDYSHYFKTIEDLRGKILAATIDNASLVLQIDNARLAADDFRTKYETELNLRMSVEADINGLRRVLDELTLARADLEMQIESLKEELAYLRKNHEEEMNALRGQVGGDVNVEMDAAPGVDLSRILNEMRDQYEKMAEKNRKDAEDWFFSKTEELNREVATNTEALQSSRTEITELRRSVQNLEIELQSQLSMKASLEGSLAETEARYGAQLAQLQGLISSIEQQLCELRCDMERQNNEYQVLLDVKTRLEQEIATYRRLLEGEDAHLATQYSSSLISQPTREATVTTRQVRTIMEEVQDGKVVSSREQVHRSTH